In a genomic window of Salmo trutta chromosome 32, fSalTru1.1, whole genome shotgun sequence:
- the LOC115170935 gene encoding beta-1,4-mannosyl-glycoprotein 4-beta-N-acetylglucosaminyltransferase-like: MARLYRQGRTKMRRHKVFLFGALALCVLYLLQYCKVLHHMLMLTELYTSSVNLEALGFLWRGNVRPEMKPLPGSRPSDTGLWEPGDDREDQGNVKDPWGKEQPDSGNVNRMTGTLPDPKGPWGELHKRSIHLRDDPTSFFVRTKSGAYCFREGTEIAFLKDDSGQRVQAAREGQRKILHAQQEEPKSAQGKSARGKRLVKCMCRQGWHGPHCGIPTMVQHSNLPNKGSLMPRMVPRRVINAININHEFDLLHARFHELADTVDLFLVCESNFTAYGNSKQLHFLRLLLNGTYNYIHHKILYVFLDHFPKGGQQNGWIADDYLRTFLSYDGMSRVQGTRLDDVFLINDADEIPAREGILFLKLYNGWTEPVSIHMRKSLYGFFWRQPGTLDVHSACTVAMLFAVYNGDGISLRRRDYFSMPGFRNYQRESGRILVQWSIGSPVHYAGWHCSWCFRPEGISHKLISAQNGDFPRWGDYVEKRDLNYIKGLIQTGGWFDGSVGEYPPTDPKEPMYAPKYLLKNFQLYRYVLENPYA; encoded by the exons GACAAAGATGCGACGACACAAGGTCTTTCTCTTTGGCGCATTGGCCTTGTGTGTCCTCTACCTGCTGCAATACTGCAAGGTCCTCCACCACATGCTTATGCTGACAGAGCTGTATACCTCCTCCGTCAACCTCGAGGCCCTGGGCTTCCTCTGGAGAGGGAATGTTCGCCCAGAGATGAAGCCTCTACCTGGGTCTCGACCCTCCGACACGGGCCTGTGGGAACCAGGGGATGACCGGGAGGACCAAGGGAATGTTAAG GACCCGTGGGGCAAGGAGCAGCCTGACTCAGGGAATGTAAACAGAATGACGGGCACTCTCCCAGACCCCAAAGGACCATGGGGGGAACTTCACAAACGGAGCATCCATCTTCGCGATGACCCCACCTCGTTCTTTGTGCGCACCAAGTCTGGAGCATATTGCTTCAGAGAGGGGACGGAAATTGCTTTTCTCAAAGACGACTCGGGACAAAGGGTCCAAGCAGCTCGAGAGGGCCAGCGTAAGATCCTGCATGCACAGCAAGAGGAACCCAAGTCAGCCCAGGGGAAATCAGCCCGGGGGAAAAGGCTGGTGAAGTGTATGTGTCGCCAAGGCTGGCACGGCCCTCACTGTGGCATCCCCACCATGGTGCAACACTCCAACCTTCCCAATAAGGGAAGTCTGATGCCAAGGATGGTTCCGCGGAGGGTCATCAATGCCATTAACATCAACCACGAGTTTGACCTCCTCCACGCCCGCTTTCACGAGCTGGCCGACACTGTCGACCTCTTCCTGGTGTGTGAGTCAAACTTCACGGCCTATGGAAATTCCAAGCAGCTGCACTTCCTGCGCCTCCTGCTTAACGGAACCTACAACTATATACACCACAAGATCCTCTACGTCTTCCTTGATCACTTCCCTAAAGGTGGCCAGCAGAACGGGTGGATCGCTGACGACTACCTGCGGACGTTTTTAAGCTATGACGGGATGTCCAGGGTACAAGGCACCAGGCTGGATGATGTCTTCCTCATCAACGACGCAGATGAGATACCGGCCCGCGAGGGCATCCTCTTCCTCAAACTCTACAATGGTTGGACAGAACCTGTGTCCATCCACATGAGAAAGTCCCTTTATGGTTTCTTCTGGAGGCAGCCCGGGACCCTGGACGTCCACTCCGCCTGCACTGTTGCCATGCTTTTCGCCGTCTACAATGGAGACGGGATATCACTGAGGCGCAGGGATTACTTCTCCATGCCGGGTTTCCGGAACTATCAGAGGGAGAGTGGACGCATCCTGGTGCAGTGGTCCATTGGGAGCCCCGTCCACTATGCAGGCTGGCACTGTTCCTGGTGCTTCAGACCAGAgggaatctcccacaaactaatCTCTGCACAGAATGGAGACTTCCCCCGCTGGGGTGACTACGTGGAAAAACGAGACCTGAACTACATCAAGGGCTTGATCCAGACTGGAGGATGGTTTGATGGCTCGGTGGGGGAGTACCCACCCACAGACCCTAAAGAGCCTATGTACGCACCCAAATATCTATTAAAGAACTTTCAGCTGTACCGCTACGTACTTGAGAACCCATATGCCTGA